A genomic window from Alkalihalobacillus sp. AL-G includes:
- a CDS encoding sugar ABC transporter substrate-binding protein: MKKGFYWLFISIFILVAVTGCSSDTSSNDSEDGQVTLEYFTFSPGEAHEKDLKKMIEEFESQNPDIKINYEMASFEDYFTKLQTRLAGGDAPDTFELNYENFVNYAAKGALKDLDSLIKEDSDFNPDKLNPQAYEVYQYDGKQYGMVESFSNVVLYYNKDLFDAAGVNYPTADWTWEDELAAAEKLTDEGNGVWGTYAPFQFWEFYKTIAQNGGSVFNEDKTKATVNSQENIEALQWMVDKVNKYNVTPSDEDMSGQSDSDLFLSGKVAMLRTGIWMMDSFKDAEFNWDIALEPGNTQKAHHFFANGLAVSKDTEHPEAAWKWLKFMSASDEAAKIRVESSWELPAVSDEALVQDYIAKTPPESREVVFKALDTLVVPPVIEDWNKLTDAFTKELDKVKLGEKTPEEALNDLQPVVEDLIK, translated from the coding sequence ATGAAAAAGGGATTTTACTGGTTATTTATTTCTATTTTCATTTTGGTAGCGGTTACAGGGTGCTCGTCCGATACCAGCTCTAATGATAGTGAAGATGGGCAGGTAACATTAGAGTATTTCACGTTTTCACCAGGAGAAGCACATGAGAAGGATTTAAAGAAAATGATCGAGGAGTTTGAAAGTCAGAACCCGGATATCAAAATTAACTATGAAATGGCTTCTTTTGAAGATTACTTTACTAAACTTCAAACTAGGTTAGCTGGTGGAGACGCGCCAGATACGTTTGAGTTGAACTATGAAAACTTCGTAAATTATGCGGCAAAAGGTGCTCTAAAGGATTTGGATTCTCTTATCAAAGAAGACAGTGATTTCAATCCGGACAAATTGAATCCACAAGCTTATGAAGTATATCAATATGATGGGAAGCAATATGGAATGGTTGAAAGTTTCTCGAATGTCGTATTGTACTACAATAAAGATTTATTTGATGCGGCAGGAGTCAATTATCCGACAGCGGATTGGACTTGGGAAGATGAACTTGCAGCAGCTGAGAAGCTCACGGATGAAGGAAATGGTGTATGGGGGACCTACGCGCCGTTCCAGTTCTGGGAATTTTATAAAACGATCGCACAAAATGGCGGATCTGTCTTTAATGAAGATAAAACAAAAGCAACGGTGAATAGTCAGGAAAACATTGAAGCCCTCCAATGGATGGTGGATAAAGTGAACAAATACAATGTGACGCCTTCAGATGAAGATATGTCTGGTCAATCCGATAGTGATTTGTTTCTTTCAGGGAAAGTCGCGATGCTCCGTACAGGAATCTGGATGATGGATTCGTTCAAGGATGCAGAGTTTAACTGGGATATCGCGCTTGAACCAGGCAATACACAGAAGGCTCATCATTTCTTCGCAAATGGATTAGCCGTTTCTAAAGATACAGAACATCCTGAAGCCGCTTGGAAATGGTTAAAATTCATGAGTGCAAGTGATGAAGCAGCAAAGATCCGGGTGGAGAGTTCTTGGGAGCTTCCGGCTGTCAGTGATGAAGCGTTAGTTCAAGACTACATTGCGAAAACACCACCTGAAAGCCGTGAGGTTGTTTTCAAGGCATTAGATACCTTGGTTGTACCTCCAGTCATTGAGGATTGGAACAAGCTGACAGATGCATTTACCAAAGAATTAGATAAAGTGAAATTAGGTGAGAAGACGCCTGAAGAGGCATTGAATGACTTACAGCCGGTAGTGGAAGATCTTATTAAATAA